The genomic DNA CTGCGCCGAGCAACAGCAGCACGAACAGAACGAAGGGCCATGCGCGGATGAACCGCATGGAGATGGCGGTTTTAAACGGCTCCACCTCGGCCAGCAGTATTGCGTCATGCATGGAATAAAAAGACATGGCAAGGATCACGACGAAAAGCGTGTATTTGATCACCCAAAGCCGCTCATGCAGCCCCTGCGGCACCGCGATTTGCCGAATACCAAAGCGCTGGGCTGCAGCATTCGTCAGCTCTTGAAGCGCGCCGAACGGGCACAGCCAGCCGCAATAAACCCCGCGCCCCCAAAACAGCAACCCAAGCGCGGTAAACCCCCACAGGAGGAAGATCACCGGATCGGTCAAAAAGGTCTCCCAGCGAAATCCGGTGAGCAGGGAATGCAAAAACGCCACGACCTGCACCACCGAAAGCTGTCCGTTCAAGCCCATCCCCAGCACCAGAAATGTCGTCAGCAAAAACCCCAGCCGCAACCGCCGCCACAGTTTTGGGCGACGGGTGATGGCATCTTGCGCAAACAAAATCAGCGTCAGGCAGGTTAGCATGGCCACCACAATTGCCGCTTCGACCCGCTTTTTCATCCAGATGTCATGCCACAATGGCGCGGTTTCCGGCTCGGCTAAGCGAAACGCACCGGGCAGGGTGTAGGGCAGGGTGATCGTCATCTGGATGTCGGCACCGGTGGTGGGGCGGGTCGCTGTTACCTCAACCGTAAAGGGGGCGGTGGGGTCGATCGTGGGGGGCAGGGCAAAGAGGCTGATCTCTTTCATCGCGGGGGCATCTTTGGGCATCAGCCGCGTGATCATGGTGTAGCTGTCTGCCCCGGGCTGCCAACGGGTGCCCCCTTGTTCGATGGTCAGCCGGTCAAACACCCCGCTGCGCTTCCATGCGGTGCCGCGGTGCGATTGCAGCCCCGAAGAGGCAACCATAAGCGCCGCTTGCCCTGCGCCAAGCCCGCCGACCACGCTGGTAAACTGTTGCTGGCCCAAAAGGTTCTGGCCCGCTGTCGGGGTGTCGATGATCGCCGCATAAAGCCGCAAGAAATCACCATCACCGGGCTCTACCGGTACTTTGGCCCCCGTAAGGGCGGCGGCGGCGGCGGTCATGCTCACTTGCGTCTGGGTCACGGCACCCATCTGTTGCAGGCCCGCCCAACCCAGCGGGGCAAAGCTGATCCGGTCAACGCCCGCGCTGCGGATCAAGCCACGCGCTATCGCCAAGGTGCGCGCCGTGCGCAAAATGCCGTCGCGGATCACGCCTGTTGATACGGTGGCGCGGCTGATCACATCGGGGGCGTTGGGGGCAATGCTCTCGGGCGCGGTCAGATCCAGCCCCGCAAAGCCCGAGACATAGCGCGCGATATCCTCGTCCGAGATCCCCAGCGTCAGCACCGGCTCATTATGGCGTATCAACTGCGCGCCGGTGATGACCGCTGCGGGCGAAAGCGCCACCAGCACCTCCAAGGGTTGCCCTGAATAGCCGACAGATCCGGCCACCTCCCAGCTAGAGGCGATATGCCCGGCAATCGTACCACCTTGATAAACCGTCCAGCCCGGCACGCCGTTTTCTATGCGTTGTAAGGTGGCGGGGCCTTCTATGGCCAAAAGCACCTCGGCCATCGCAGCGGTGGGGGCAGTGTCTTCCGGCTGTTGCGCCAAAGCGGGGGGCCCATGGGCAAACCCAAGCGTCAGGCACAGCAGGTAAACGAAAAGTCGGGGCAAAATTTGCATGTTTTGAAGGCCAATCTGCAGATCTCCCTCTTTATGTTCCGCCTTGATCCGTCCGGCCTTGACTAAACTCAAGGAGCGGCACGCAAGGCTTCATCATACTCGGCGCAGCCTTACCCGCATAACGGAGATATTCATATGATACCCCGAGCCACCAAAGCCAGGACGATTCTATGGGGCAGTGCCGCGCTTGCGCTTGGCCTTCTTGCCGGACCCGTCCTTGCACAAGACAAACCCGCCGATGTTGAGGATCATACCACCGGCCCTGCCGCGATGTATGAGCCGAGCATGACCACCCTGGGCGAGCTGCAAGTTGAAATTCCGGGCCGCCGCGAAGGTGATCCGGTGATGACACAAGAAGAATTCCAACGCGGGACCAAGATTTACTTTGAACGCTGCGCAGGCTGCCACGGCGTGCTGCGCAAAGGGGCCACGGGCAAGGCGCTGACCACCGATCTGACCCGTGAGCATGGTTATGAATATCTGCAAAGCTTCATCACCTATGGGTCCCCCGCAGGGATGCCGAACTGGGGCACCTCGGGCGATATGTCCGAGGAAGACGTGGATCTGATGGCCCGCTACTTGCTGTTGGAACCGCCTGCACCGCCCGAATGGGGCATGCCAGAGATGATGGAGACCTGGAAGGTTTTGATCAAGCCCGAGGATCGTCCAACCAAAAAGATGAACGATATCGACATCGAGAACCTGATGTCGGTGACACTGCGCGATGCGGGCGAGATTGCCCTGATCGACGGTGGCACCTATGAGATCCGCTCCATCATCAAAACCGGTTATGCGGTGCATATCAGCCGTATTTCGGCATCGGGCCGCTATTTGATGGTGATCGGGCGTGACGGCTTGGTCAATATGATCGACCTGTGGATGGAAAACCCCGAAACGGTTGCAAGCATCAAGATCGGGATTGAGGCGCGCTCGATCGAGACCTCGAAGTTTGAGGGCTGGGAAGACAAGCTGGCAATCGCCGGTGCCTATTGGCCGCCCCAATATGTCATTATGGATGGCGACACGCTGGAGCCAAAGAAGATCGTATCAACCCGTGGCATGGTCTATGACGAGCAAACCTACCACCCTGAACCCCGTGTGGCGGCGATTCTTGCCAGCCATTACAAGCCGGAATTTATCATTAACGTTAAGGAAACCGGCAAGATCCTGATGGTCGACTATACCGACCTCAAGAACCTTAAAACCACCGAGATCGAGGCAGAACGTTTCTTGCACGATGGCGGGCTGGACAGCACGCACCGCTATTTCATCACGGCGGCGAACGCGCGCAACAAACTGGTTGTGATCGACACCAAGGAATCCAAGCTGGTTGCCATCACCGATACCGGTGGCATGACGCCGCATCCGGGTCGTGGGGCCAACTTTACCCATCCGACCTATGGGCCGGTCTGGGCCAGCTCGCACCTTGGGGACGAATCCGTGGCGCTTATCGGGACCGATCCAGAAGGTCACCCCGATCAGGCTTGGCAGATCGTCGATACCTTCAGCGCGCTTGGTGGTGGGTCCCTGTTTGTGAAAACCCACCCGAATTCCGAACATCTGTATGTGGATGCAACCTTGAACCCCGATGCGGAAACCTCCGGCTCGGTCGCGGTGTTCAAGATCGGCGATATGGCCGGTGAGGGGGAGCCTGACTTTACCACCCTGCCGCTGGTCGAATGGGCCGGGATCACAGATGGTCAGCCCCGCGTTGTGCAGCCGGAGTTCAACAAAGAGGGCACCGAGGTCTGGTTCTCTATCTGGAACGCTAAGGACAAGGAAAGCGCGATTGTCGTCGTCGATGACAAGACGCTGGAATTGAAGAAGGTCATCAAAGACCCACGCCTGATCACGCCAACCGGCAAGTTCAACGTCTATAACACCGGTAAAGACGTTTACTGATCCAAAACAACTGCTTGGCCGGGGTATTCCCGGCCATTCCTCCCAACATCGCCAGCCACTTAGGAAGCCAGTTATGAAAGACGCCTCTCCCACGCAAAGCCACGGTCAGGTCTTTTTGATCGGGGCAGGTCCGGGTGATCCAGAGCTTTTGACCGTCAAGGCGCTGCGCCTGATCCGGTCGGCTGATGTGGTGGTGTTTGATCGTCTGGTCAGCCCCGAGATAATGGCGCTGATCCCGCAGGGGACGAAATTGATCGACGTCGGGAAAATGCCCAAATGTCACAAGATGGCGCAGGGCGATATCAATGCGCTTTTGGTCAGCCTTGCGCGGCAGGGCCAAACCGTAGCGCGGCTTAAGGGCGGTGATCCCCTGATTTTCGGGCGCGGATCGGAAGAGGCCGAGGAGCTTTATGCAGCAGGCGTGGCCGTTGAATATGTGCCCGGTATCACGGCGGCGCAGGGGGCTGCCAGCTCTACCGGTGTGCCGTTGACCCATCGCGGGCTGGCGACTGGCGTGCGCTATGTCACCGGCCACCGTGCCAAGGATGCGCTGCTTGATCTGGATTGGGCCTCGCTCGCCTCAGCGGAAACCACGCTGGTGGTCTATATGGGCGCGTCGAATATTGCCGAAATATCAATGCGTTTGCAGGCCGAGGGCATGGCACCCGATATACCCGTCATGGCCATCGCTTCCGCCACCACCCCGCGCGAAGAACGTGTGATCGGAACGCTTGCGGATATCGCCGGTCAGGTTGAGGCGATGATGCTGGAGGCCCCTGTGCTGTTCATTATCGGGCAGGTCGTATCGCTGTACGATGGCATTGCGATTGCCCGCGCCATGGCCTGCGAAGGGCCAGGGATGGCGGCCTATGCGTAGCCTTGCGGCCCTGTTTTGCCTTGCCCTGCCGTTGCACGCCGAGGTGCCCGCCGAGCGCGCGCAGGTGCTGGAACACATGGTCATTCAAGATTGCGGGTCGTGTCACGGGCTAACAATGAAGGGCGGCCTCGGCAGTCCCTTGACCCCCGACGCGCTGGACCATGCCGAAGCCGAAGGGCTTGCCCTGATTATTCTCGATGGCGTTCCGGGAACGGCAATGCCGCCATGGCGCCCGCTTTTGACCGAAGCAGAGGCGATGTGGATCGCAAATTACCTTAAAAAGGACTAGCCCAATGAAAACCGTCGCCTTTATTATGTTTTTGCTGGCCTCGCCGCTTATGGCCGATGATATCCGGTCCACCGGCGATCTGGGGCTGGTGATCGAACGTGCAAGCGGCAGCCTTGTGGTCATCGACCGTTCCGAGCGCACCGCGATTGGCCGGGTTGAAGGCTTGGGCGATCTGTCCCACGCCAGCATGACCTATTCGCCGGATGAACGTTTCGCCTATATCTTTGCCCGCGATGGCGGCCTGTCCAAGGTCGATATCCTGACGCAAACGCTTGTGGCGCGCACAGTGCAGGCGGGCAATTCCATTGGCGGGGCGATTTCCGATGATGGCCGCCTGATTGCCGTGTCCAATTATGAACCCGGCGGGGTCAAGGTGTTTGACGCCGATACGCTTGATCTGGTTGCCGATATTCCGGCCGCGGGCAAGACCATCGGCCTGGTCGATGTGCCCGGCCGCCGTTTTGCCTGGGCGGTCTGGGACACCGGGGAGGTATTCTTGGGTGATTTTTCGGGCCCGGAACCGGACATCAAAATGATCGGCAACGCGGGCAAGAACCCCTATGACGCGGTGCTGACCGATGATGCGCATACCTATCTTGTGGGGTTGTTTGGGGAAAAGGGCGTGGCTGCCTTTGACCTGTGGGAGGATGCGCCAAAACCCACGCGGTTCCTGCAAGATTACGGCAAAACATCCGAGGATCTGCCGGTTTACAAGATGCCCCATCTGCAAGGCTGGGCCTTTAGTTCCGGCCAGTTCGCGCTGCCCGCCGTGGGTCAGCATGAGGTGCTTTGGGTCAACCGCGACACGCTAACGGAAAACGCCCGCACAGCGGTGCATGGACAGCCGGTGTTTATCATCGCGCAACCCGCCAGCCCCTATGTCTGGGTCAATTTCGCCACCCCTTTGAATGACACGGTGCAGGTGGTCGACAGCCGTTCGCATCAGGTGGTCGCCACCCTGACCCCCGGCAAAGCCGTGTTGCATATGGAATTCGCGCCGCGCGGGGCCGAGGTCTGGATCTCCAGCCGCGATGACAACCGTGTGCTGATCTATGACACGAAATCCCGCGAGAAACTGGCCGAGATTGAGGCTGCATCCCCCTCGGGCATCTTCTTCACCGCCCGCGCACATCAGCCTGGCCTGTGAAGATGGAGCATTTTGACCAGATCGACACGCGCCTTCTGGATGAGTTCCAGCGTGACTTGCCGTTGGTATCGCGGCCCTTTGCCGTAATGGCGCAGGCCTTGGGGCTGGAGGAGGCCTGTGTGTTGGACCGTCTGACCCGCCTCAAAGGGCAGGGCGCGCTGACGCGGGTGGGGGCGACGATCCGGCCCAATACGGTTGGCCAATCGACGCTGGCCGCCCTTGCCGTACCCGAGGAGCGGCTGGAGGAGGTGGCCGCGATTGTCGGCGCAGAACCCGGCGTCAACCACTCCTATCTGCGCGAGGCGGAGTGGAACCTCTGGTTCGTCGCCACCGCCCCCGATGCTGACATGCTGCGCGCATCACTGGCGCGGATCGAGGCGCGCACAGGGCTAACGGTGCTGGATTTGCGGTTGGTCAAGCCTTTCAACATTGATCTTGGCTTCCGGCTAACTGCCCAAGCCCGCCCGATGGCCGCCCCGCGTGCGGCTGATCCGTCCGCATTGCGGCCTGAAGATCGCCCGCTGCTTCACGCGCTGTCGCAAGGGCTTGATATCGTGGCCCGCCCCTTTGCCACATTGGCCGATCGTCTGGGCTGGACCGAGGCGCAGGTTCTGGCCCGTATTGATGCCTTGCTCAAGGCGGGGCTGGTGTCGCGGCTGGGGGTGATTGTGCGGCACCGCACCTTGGGCTGGACGTCAAACGCGATGGTGGTTTGGGATGTGCCGGAAAGCGAAATCGCTGCGGTGGGGCCGAAACTGGCAGCCTTGCCAGGGGTGACGCTGTGCTATCAGCGCAGGTCAGTGCCGGACGTCTGGCCCTATCAGCTTTACTGTATGATCCATGGCAAAAGCCGCGATCAGGCGCTGGCTGTGCTGGCAACTGCGCGTGCCTTGCCCGCCCTTTCCCACGTGCCGCACCGCGTTTTGTTTTCGACCCGTTGCTTCAAACAATCAGGCGCCCAAATAGCGGAGGTGGTGTGATGCGCAGGGAACCCTTGCCGAAAGATGCCTTGGATGATGGCGATCGTGCGTTGATCAACACCCTGCAAGACGGCTTTCCGATTAGTGCCGCCCCCTTTGCCGAAGTGGGCAGTACATTGGGGCTGAGTGAAGATGACGTGATCGCCCGCCTTGCGCGCTTGCGTGAA from Pseudorhodobacter turbinis includes the following:
- a CDS encoding c-type cytochrome, with protein sequence MRSLAALFCLALPLHAEVPAERAQVLEHMVIQDCGSCHGLTMKGGLGSPLTPDALDHAEAEGLALIILDGVPGTAMPPWRPLLTEAEAMWIANYLKKD
- a CDS encoding nitrite reductase, with product MIPRATKARTILWGSAALALGLLAGPVLAQDKPADVEDHTTGPAAMYEPSMTTLGELQVEIPGRREGDPVMTQEEFQRGTKIYFERCAGCHGVLRKGATGKALTTDLTREHGYEYLQSFITYGSPAGMPNWGTSGDMSEEDVDLMARYLLLEPPAPPEWGMPEMMETWKVLIKPEDRPTKKMNDIDIENLMSVTLRDAGEIALIDGGTYEIRSIIKTGYAVHISRISASGRYLMVIGRDGLVNMIDLWMENPETVASIKIGIEARSIETSKFEGWEDKLAIAGAYWPPQYVIMDGDTLEPKKIVSTRGMVYDEQTYHPEPRVAAILASHYKPEFIINVKETGKILMVDYTDLKNLKTTEIEAERFLHDGGLDSTHRYFITAANARNKLVVIDTKESKLVAITDTGGMTPHPGRGANFTHPTYGPVWASSHLGDESVALIGTDPEGHPDQAWQIVDTFSALGGGSLFVKTHPNSEHLYVDATLNPDAETSGSVAVFKIGDMAGEGEPDFTTLPLVEWAGITDGQPRVVQPEFNKEGTEVWFSIWNAKDKESAIVVVDDKTLELKKVIKDPRLITPTGKFNVYNTGKDVY
- the cobA gene encoding uroporphyrinogen-III C-methyltransferase codes for the protein MKDASPTQSHGQVFLIGAGPGDPELLTVKALRLIRSADVVVFDRLVSPEIMALIPQGTKLIDVGKMPKCHKMAQGDINALLVSLARQGQTVARLKGGDPLIFGRGSEEAEELYAAGVAVEYVPGITAAQGAASSTGVPLTHRGLATGVRYVTGHRAKDALLDLDWASLASAETTLVVYMGASNIAEISMRLQAEGMAPDIPVMAIASATTPREERVIGTLADIAGQVEAMMLEAPVLFIIGQVVSLYDGIAIARAMACEGPGMAAYA
- a CDS encoding cytochrome D1 domain-containing protein produces the protein MKTVAFIMFLLASPLMADDIRSTGDLGLVIERASGSLVVIDRSERTAIGRVEGLGDLSHASMTYSPDERFAYIFARDGGLSKVDILTQTLVARTVQAGNSIGGAISDDGRLIAVSNYEPGGVKVFDADTLDLVADIPAAGKTIGLVDVPGRRFAWAVWDTGEVFLGDFSGPEPDIKMIGNAGKNPYDAVLTDDAHTYLVGLFGEKGVAAFDLWEDAPKPTRFLQDYGKTSEDLPVYKMPHLQGWAFSSGQFALPAVGQHEVLWVNRDTLTENARTAVHGQPVFIIAQPASPYVWVNFATPLNDTVQVVDSRSHQVVATLTPGKAVLHMEFAPRGAEVWISSRDDNRVLIYDTKSREKLAEIEAASPSGIFFTARAHQPGL
- a CDS encoding AsnC family transcriptional regulator, whose translation is MEHFDQIDTRLLDEFQRDLPLVSRPFAVMAQALGLEEACVLDRLTRLKGQGALTRVGATIRPNTVGQSTLAALAVPEERLEEVAAIVGAEPGVNHSYLREAEWNLWFVATAPDADMLRASLARIEARTGLTVLDLRLVKPFNIDLGFRLTAQARPMAAPRAADPSALRPEDRPLLHALSQGLDIVARPFATLADRLGWTEAQVLARIDALLKAGLVSRLGVIVRHRTLGWTSNAMVVWDVPESEIAAVGPKLAALPGVTLCYQRRSVPDVWPYQLYCMIHGKSRDQALAVLATARALPALSHVPHRVLFSTRCFKQSGAQIAEVV
- a CDS encoding 4Fe-4S binding protein, whose translation is MPRLFVYLLCLTLGFAHGPPALAQQPEDTAPTAAMAEVLLAIEGPATLQRIENGVPGWTVYQGGTIAGHIASSWEVAGSVGYSGQPLEVLVALSPAAVITGAQLIRHNEPVLTLGISDEDIARYVSGFAGLDLTAPESIAPNAPDVISRATVSTGVIRDGILRTARTLAIARGLIRSAGVDRISFAPLGWAGLQQMGAVTQTQVSMTAAAAALTGAKVPVEPGDGDFLRLYAAIIDTPTAGQNLLGQQQFTSVVGGLGAGQAALMVASSGLQSHRGTAWKRSGVFDRLTIEQGGTRWQPGADSYTMITRLMPKDAPAMKEISLFALPPTIDPTAPFTVEVTATRPTTGADIQMTITLPYTLPGAFRLAEPETAPLWHDIWMKKRVEAAIVVAMLTCLTLILFAQDAITRRPKLWRRLRLGFLLTTFLVLGMGLNGQLSVVQVVAFLHSLLTGFRWETFLTDPVIFLLWGFTALGLLFWGRGVYCGWLCPFGALQELTNAAAQRFGIRQIAVPQGLHERLWVIKYTLFVVILAMSFYSMHDAILLAEVEPFKTAISMRFIRAWPFVLFVLLLLGAGLFIERFFCRYLCPLGAGLAIPAKLKIFDWLRRRPQCGRECRLCETKCTVGAIDPLGRINPNECVLCLRCQVIMTDPKQCPVLKRRARTTEGV